A region of Paractinoplanes abujensis DNA encodes the following proteins:
- a CDS encoding MFS transporter: MRACSEAVPLYPVYALLFADTGLSTAQVSSLFAIWSVVAFAAEVPSGALADAWSRKRLYALGELVTAAGFLTWILWPAYPGFALGFVLWGLGGSLSSGSSEALVYDELAAAGRSSGYARVIGRGNTIAILAMLGATLIATPAWQAGGYALVGGLSVAVKLAGAALSLRLPETTRGSGPPDASDDDAGYWTMLRNGVREAAGSRLVARAVLVAALVPGFTALDEYLPLLAQDKGASIAQVPLLYAGTALAMAAGSALAARSFPLPATLTVAAAAVATGALIPHLTGMLVVSVAFGLLEYAIVRAETRLQDTITGPARSTVLSVAGFGGEVFAVLLYAAFAVDLPLSPLFALCAIPLLLTAVIARR; this comes from the coding sequence GTGCGGGCCTGTTCCGAGGCCGTGCCTCTCTACCCGGTGTATGCGCTGCTCTTCGCCGACACCGGTCTGTCCACTGCCCAGGTGTCGTCGCTGTTCGCGATCTGGTCGGTGGTGGCGTTCGCCGCCGAGGTGCCGTCGGGCGCGCTCGCCGACGCCTGGTCCCGCAAGCGGCTGTACGCGCTGGGCGAACTGGTCACCGCGGCCGGTTTCCTGACGTGGATCCTGTGGCCGGCGTATCCGGGGTTCGCGCTGGGCTTCGTGCTGTGGGGGCTGGGCGGATCGCTGTCGTCGGGGTCGTCGGAGGCCCTGGTCTACGACGAGCTGGCCGCCGCGGGCCGTTCCTCCGGCTACGCCCGGGTCATCGGGCGCGGCAACACCATCGCGATCCTGGCCATGCTGGGCGCCACGCTGATCGCCACCCCCGCCTGGCAGGCCGGCGGTTACGCGCTGGTCGGCGGGCTGAGCGTCGCCGTCAAACTGGCGGGCGCGGCGCTGTCGCTGCGCTTGCCGGAAACTACCCGCGGCTCCGGGCCTCCTGACGCCTCGGACGACGACGCCGGTTACTGGACGATGCTCAGGAACGGCGTGCGGGAGGCGGCCGGATCGCGGCTCGTGGCCCGGGCCGTGCTCGTGGCGGCCCTGGTGCCCGGCTTCACCGCGCTCGACGAATACCTGCCGCTGCTCGCGCAGGACAAAGGCGCCTCGATCGCCCAGGTGCCGCTGCTCTACGCCGGGACCGCCCTGGCCATGGCGGCCGGCAGCGCGCTGGCAGCCCGCAGCTTCCCGTTGCCGGCCACCCTGACCGTCGCCGCCGCGGCGGTGGCCACGGGCGCGCTCATCCCCCACCTGACCGGCATGCTCGTCGTCTCGGTGGCGTTCGGTCTGCTCGAATACGCGATCGTCCGCGCCGAGACCCGCCTGCAGGACACGATCACCGGCCCCGCCCGCAGCACCGTGCTCTCGGTGGCCGGCTTCGGCGGTGAGGTCTTCGCGGTGCTGCTCTACGCGGCTTTCGCCGTCGACCTGCCGCTGAGCCCGCTGTTCGCCCTCTGCGCGATCCCGCTGCTGCTCACCGCCGTGATCGCCCGGCGTTAG